In Ptychodera flava strain L36383 chromosome 17, AS_Pfla_20210202, whole genome shotgun sequence, one genomic interval encodes:
- the LOC139116321 gene encoding toll-like receptor 1 gives MSQFSSLTHLRYLDMSGNKIVTINGSSWYLPNLTTLLLARNGIVSIPESFLAEKFLPSLRVVDLQRLPFSCDCQLSWFRKWAESDKVVALEGFSDYRCSSSTDSKVSYVKDFNPWLLKCESNLVTEIIIILSCATVIMVSLSAVCVYNRWYIKYACFVVKLKVRGYREIVDLEEKQKKYDAFVSYNSKDEDFVDDELLHHLETKFRICVDSKHFIGGKSIIDNIIDSIQDSRKTILLLTPNFVKSEWCYFEMQMALHRLFDEGRDVVVLVLLEPIPEKDLPRRLRKLFAKKTFIEWPQENNQTARQLFWAKLEDAIKVPGKVDRLHKV, from the coding sequence ATGTCACAGTTCAGTAGTCTTACACATCTGAGATACCTTGACATGAGTGGCAATAAGATAGTCACCATCAATGGAAGTTCATGGTATTTACCTAATCTGACCACTTTGCTGTTGGCTAGAAATGGAATAGTTTCCATTCCAGAATCTTTCCTGGCAGAGAAATTTCTTCCGTCTCTGCGTGTTGTAGATTTGCAGCGATTGCCCTTCAGCTGTGACTGTCAACTCAGCTGGTTTAGAAAGTGGGCAGAGAGTGACAAAGTGGTGGCTCTTGAAGGTTTTAGCGATTACCGCTGTTCATCCAGCACTGATAGCAAAGTGTCATATGTCAAAGACTTCAATCCTTGGCTTTTGAAGTGTGAATCAAACCTGGTCACAGAAATAATCATTATCTTGTCTTGTGCAACTGTCATTATGGTGTCTCTCTCggctgtgtgtgtgtacaatCGCTGGTACATAAAGTATGCCTGCTTTGTGGTCAAGTTGAAGGTCAGGGGTTATCGTGAAATTGTTGACCTGGAAGAAAAGCAGAAGAAATATGATGCATTTGTGTCATACAATAGCAAAGATGAGGATTTTGTTGATGACGAGTTACTTCACCATCTTGAGACAAAGTTTAGAATATGTGTTGACTCCAAACACTTCATTGGTGGAAAATCCATCATTGATAACATCATTGACAGCATCCAGGACAGCAGGAAGACCATTCTCTTGTTGACaccaaactttgtgaaaagtgagtGGTGTTACTTTGAGATGCAGATGGCTCTGCATCGATTGTTTGACGAAGGCAGAGATGTAGTTGTTCTGGTATTACTGGAACCGATCCCAGAGAAAGATTTGCCAAGAAGGCTGAGAAAGCTCTTTGCGAAAAAGACTTTCATAGAATGGCCCCAAGAAAACAATCAAACTGCCAGGCAGTTATTTTGGGCAAAGTTAGAAGATGCTATTAAAGTTCCTGGGAAAGTTGACCGCTTACACAAAGTTTAG